In one window of Anaerolineae bacterium DNA:
- a CDS encoding sigma-70 family RNA polymerase sigma factor, producing the protein MLADCAHAETQEPLNYLVLKGQDQGFVTQNQIFDTFPDIKDNLEQLKALYLALDEEGIQVTKADARRDEGEENEEDVFADDIDLDFNVDDTVALYLKEISRIPLLTGAEEVQLAKAIERGKKAALRLAQYKTRPNGHSPERLRKEIQLGHQARRKLIEANFRLVVSIAKKYIGHGVSFMDLIQEGNIGLIRAVEKFEYQRGFKFSTYATWWIRQAVSRALSDQGRTIRVPVHMGERITQLSRVSRELTQKNGHEPTEEEIAEAMGVSLRLLERIRQAAQFPFSLEMEVGEDTDSTLGDFIEDNNHSAPDDSTVQQLLCERVEDVLASLTAREGRVLQLRFGLQDGRAYTLEEVGQKFGVTRERIRQIEAKALSKLRHPRRSRRLRDFLD; encoded by the coding sequence ATGTTAGCAGATTGTGCTCATGCAGAGACGCAAGAGCCATTGAATTATCTTGTGCTCAAGGGTCAGGATCAAGGATTTGTAACCCAAAATCAAATCTTTGATACCTTTCCCGATATCAAAGATAATTTAGAGCAACTCAAAGCATTGTACCTTGCCCTTGATGAAGAAGGCATCCAGGTAACCAAAGCGGACGCCAGGAGAGACGAGGGTGAGGAAAATGAAGAAGACGTTTTTGCTGACGATATTGATCTGGATTTTAATGTTGATGATACAGTTGCTCTATATCTTAAGGAAATCAGCCGGATTCCTCTCTTAACCGGGGCCGAAGAGGTGCAATTGGCCAAAGCCATTGAGCGCGGTAAAAAAGCGGCTTTGCGTTTGGCTCAATATAAAACTCGGCCCAACGGTCATTCCCCGGAACGTTTAAGAAAAGAAATACAACTGGGCCACCAGGCCCGCCGCAAACTCATTGAGGCCAATTTTAGATTGGTCGTGAGCATTGCCAAAAAATATATTGGGCATGGCGTCTCCTTTATGGACCTGATCCAGGAGGGGAACATTGGCCTGATCCGGGCGGTGGAGAAGTTTGAGTACCAACGTGGCTTCAAATTCAGCACCTATGCTACCTGGTGGATCCGCCAGGCAGTCAGCCGGGCGCTGTCGGACCAGGGACGCACCATTCGGGTGCCGGTGCATATGGGCGAACGTATCACCCAACTCTCCCGCGTTTCCCGCGAATTGACCCAAAAGAACGGCCACGAGCCAACCGAAGAGGAAATTGCGGAAGCCATGGGCGTCAGCCTGCGGTTATTAGAGCGTATCCGCCAGGCGGCCCAATTCCCATTTTCCCTGGAAATGGAAGTAGGCGAGGATACCGACAGTACCCTGGGCGATTTTATTGAGGATAATAATCATTCAGCTCCCGACGACTCTACCGTGCAGCAACTGTTGTGTGAGCGGGTGGAAGACGTATTGGCCTCCTTAACGGCCCGGGAAGGGCGAGTATTGCAACTGCGTTTTGGTTTGCAGGATGGACGCGCCTATACGTTGGAAGAAGTGGGCCAAAAATTTGGCGTAACCCGTGAACGTATCCGGCAAATCGAGGCTAAAGCCCTGAGCAAACTCCGCCATCCGCGCCGGAGCCGGCGGTTGCGCGATTTTCTTGATTAA
- the fabF gene encoding beta-ketoacyl-ACP synthase II produces the protein MTRIVITGIGAITPLGSEIKTFWENMKAGVSGADRVRSFDATGFPVSIACEVTDFYPQEHMDRKLAKRVARSTQFSIASAKKAVADANLKITPENSPRIGVVFNTGGGGMSVMEEGERQLLASGPRSISPFLVPSVMLNAASCLVSIELGTTGPLNTSALACASGNYALLDAFYMMKRGEADAIIAGGTESTISPLILASFGRMGALSCRNDDPQRASRPFDKNRDGFVFGEGAVAFVLETEEHARMRGAKIYAEVLGGRLTSDAYHLTAPKPDASSAAAAMQGALDASGKSSDEVDAIFAHGTSTPLGDMAETLAIKKVFGERAYEVPITATKSLVGHMLGAAGAISALAAVKTMEEGIICPTINYEMPDPECDLDYVPNQPRPLQVNLALVNAFGFGGQNVVVALGRYHRNGNE, from the coding sequence ATGACTCGAATAGTTATCACCGGTATAGGGGCAATTACCCCTTTAGGCAGTGAGATAAAAACATTTTGGGAAAATATGAAAGCCGGCGTGTCGGGGGCTGACCGCGTGCGCAGTTTTGATGCCACCGGTTTTCCGGTCTCCATTGCTTGTGAGGTAACAGATTTTTACCCTCAAGAGCACATGGACAGGAAACTGGCCAAGCGGGTGGCGCGTTCTACCCAGTTTTCCATTGCTTCAGCCAAAAAGGCTGTGGCCGATGCCAATCTAAAAATCACCCCAGAAAACTCACCGCGGATAGGCGTAGTGTTTAATACCGGGGGGGGCGGCATGAGCGTGATGGAAGAAGGGGAGCGGCAGTTACTGGCCAGCGGCCCTCGTTCCATTAGCCCGTTTTTAGTGCCCAGCGTGATGCTCAATGCGGCTTCTTGCCTGGTTTCAATTGAATTAGGCACTACCGGCCCGCTCAACACATCGGCCCTGGCTTGCGCCAGCGGAAATTATGCCCTACTAGATGCCTTTTATATGATGAAACGGGGTGAAGCGGATGCCATCATTGCCGGCGGCACGGAATCAACCATCTCGCCCCTAATTTTGGCCTCGTTTGGCCGGATGGGGGCGCTCTCTTGCCGCAACGACGACCCCCAAAGAGCCAGCCGTCCCTTTGACAAAAACCGGGATGGGTTTGTGTTTGGAGAGGGCGCCGTGGCCTTTGTTCTGGAAACTGAGGAACATGCCAGAATGCGAGGCGCAAAAATTTACGCCGAAGTACTGGGTGGGCGTCTTACTTCCGACGCCTATCACTTGACCGCGCCCAAACCGGATGCGAGCAGTGCAGCCGCGGCTATGCAGGGCGCGCTGGACGCCAGTGGAAAATCATCAGACGAAGTGGACGCCATTTTTGCCCATGGCACCAGCACGCCTCTGGGCGACATGGCTGAAACCCTGGCTATCAAAAAAGTGTTTGGGGAGCGGGCTTACGAGGTGCCGATAACCGCCACCAAGTCTTTGGTAGGACATATGCTGGGCGCGGCCGGGGCCATTTCCGCCCTGGCCGCCGTCAAAACAATGGAAGAAGGCATTATTTGTCCCACCATCAATTATGAAATGCCAGACCCCGAATGTGACCTTGATTATGTACCCAATCAGCCCCGTCCACTCCAAGTTAACCTGGCTTTGGTCAATGCCTTTGGTTTTGGCGGTCAAAATGTGGTGGTGGCTCTGGGAAGATATCACCGGAACGGAAATGAATGA